The sequence CCTGGTTGAGCTATGTCTGGCGGCCTGCGACGGTAAACTGAACGAGCAGGATTCGCTATGGGATGAGCGACCTGCCCTTGGCGTGGTGCTGGCCGCGGGCGGATATCCGGCCGATTACCACACCGGCGATGTTATTTCCGGTCTGCCCCGGCAGGATGCCGGAGACGGTAAAGTGTTTCACGCCGGCACCAAAATGGACGGCGAGAATGTCGTTACCAACGGCGGGCGCGTATTGTGCGTAACGGCATTAGGCAATACGGTGGCGGAGGCCCAGAAACGAGCGTATGAACTGGCGGCGGACATTCAATGGCAAGGGTGTTTTTATCGCCAAGATATCGGCTATCGCGCCATTGAGCGGGAACAAGCCTGAGAACCGTGCGGCCCGGAGCAATCCGGGGTTTTTATGCTGCGCGAAACGATGGATTAGCCGCGCGGCCGTTATCGCGCCTCGACCCGGTGGCGGATTACAGCCTACCGGCCTCCGCTTCCCAACGGCAGAAATTCCCCTGGTCCGCCAGTAACAGCTGCGTGCCTTCCGGCGCCTCCAGCCACGCAACGCTGACCAATGGCTGTTTCTGCTTGTCAATCCATCCCTGTGAGGCCGAGTCAAAGTCGGGGCGGGTTTGCTGCCCATCGCAGGTGACCACCCGACCGTTCTGCCAGGTTCCCTGTTTCAGTACCACCTTACCGGCCTGAAGCACCTCGCTGAGCTCCAGCAGGCGTTTGGCATCCCACTGATAGAGCGCCAGTTCGTCATCGGAGATTGACTCTCGCCTTTGCGCCAGCTGCCGTTGCATAAAGCTGACCGTTCCATCTTGCGCAAAACGTATCTCGGCGTCGTCTTTCTGTAATTCCAGCATTCTTTTGATTTCCCGTATCTTGTCCTGCTGATACAGGTAGCGGGTGACTACCGTGTTATCGCCCTGCAGCGGGTTATACACCACAATCAGCCGGGTGGTGTTGTGCTGGGCGTCATCTTTACGCCACAGGCGAACCACGCCGCGATCGGAAAGATAACCGCTGGCGAAGACCGGCGGAGACGGGGTATGGCTGCCACAGGCGACGAGCAGCGCCAGCGCGGCGCTAATGCCCAACCAACGCAGTAAAAGCAAAAGGGGCGAAAACGCCCCCCTGCTTGAACTCTTAACCGGCATGGCTTATTTAACAGCGTCTTTCA comes from Brenneria nigrifluens DSM 30175 = ATCC 13028 and encodes:
- a CDS encoding DUF1481 domain-containing protein; this translates as MPVKSSSRGAFSPLLLLLRWLGISAALALLVACGSHTPSPPVFASGYLSDRGVVRLWRKDDAQHNTTRLIVVYNPLQGDNTVVTRYLYQQDKIREIKRMLELQKDDAEIRFAQDGTVSFMQRQLAQRRESISDDELALYQWDAKRLLELSEVLQAGKVVLKQGTWQNGRVVTCDGQQTRPDFDSASQGWIDKQKQPLVSVAWLEAPEGTQLLLADQGNFCRWEAEAGRL